A part of Gadus morhua chromosome 17, gadMor3.0, whole genome shotgun sequence genomic DNA contains:
- the LOC115529319 gene encoding uncharacterized protein LOC115529319 isoform X3, whose amino-acid sequence MENNQLPTVFFNLRVYEAITEINARKINSSWDSVANECAIWLKCTALHSESGNSVNYTWTIGNETHTGATFRYFTTEGEDTGKCTASNPVSEKSASIQVECRNSTQAGGFEYFHIEEKGKNRIKPELNSLTDPSTPIPKIWIYISTVLGVLVLILVLVCLRRRKAAPEAMDTVYSCIENVERKEAASQDELSPGPLYELVQNVEARPPQQEVQQRRLMDPPS is encoded by the exons ATGGAAAATAACCAACTTCCTACCGTCTTCTTCAACCTGAGAGTCTATG AGGCCATAACTGAAATCAACGCACGGAAAATAAATTCCTCTTGGGATTCAGTTGCCAACGAATGTGCAATTTGGCTTAAGTGCACCGCCTTGCATTCCGAAAGCGGAAACAGCGTCAACTACACCTGGACCATCGGGAATGAAACCCACACGGGTGCTACATTCAGATACTTCACCACAGAGGGCGAGGACACTGGCAAGTGCACCGCTTCCAATCCCGTCAGTGAGAAATCTGCATCGATACAGGTGGAGTGCCGCAACAGCACGCAGGCTGGAG GATTTGAATACTTTCACAttgaagaaaaaggaaaaaatagaataaaaccGGAATTGAACTCGTTAACAG ATCCGAGCACTCCAATTCCAAAGATCTGGATCTACATCTCAACTGTGCTGGGAGTACTGGTCCTGATACTGGTTTTGGTCTGTTTGAGGCGGAGAAAAGCAG CACCAGAAGCTATGGACACCGTGTACAGCTGCATTGAAAATGTTGAAAGGAAAGAG GCTGCGTCACAGGATGAGCTGAGCCCGGGACCACTCTATGAACTGGTCCAAAATGTAGAAGCTAGGCCCCCACAGCAAGAG GTTCAGCAAAGACGCCTTATGGACCCTCCCTCCTAA
- the LOC115529319 gene encoding uncharacterized protein LOC115529319 isoform X6 yields MENNQLPTVFFNLRVYEAITEINARKINSSWDSVANECAIWLKCTALHSESGNSVNYTWTIGNETHTGATFRYFTTEGEDTGKCTASNPVSEKSASIQVECRNSTQAGDPSTPIPKIWIYISTVLGVLVLILVLVCLRRRKAAPEAMDTVYSCIENVERKEAASQDELSPGPLYELVQNVEARPPQQEVQQRRLMDPPS; encoded by the exons ATGGAAAATAACCAACTTCCTACCGTCTTCTTCAACCTGAGAGTCTATG AGGCCATAACTGAAATCAACGCACGGAAAATAAATTCCTCTTGGGATTCAGTTGCCAACGAATGTGCAATTTGGCTTAAGTGCACCGCCTTGCATTCCGAAAGCGGAAACAGCGTCAACTACACCTGGACCATCGGGAATGAAACCCACACGGGTGCTACATTCAGATACTTCACCACAGAGGGCGAGGACACTGGCAAGTGCACCGCTTCCAATCCCGTCAGTGAGAAATCTGCATCGATACAGGTGGAGTGCCGCAACAGCACGCAGGCTGGAG ATCCGAGCACTCCAATTCCAAAGATCTGGATCTACATCTCAACTGTGCTGGGAGTACTGGTCCTGATACTGGTTTTGGTCTGTTTGAGGCGGAGAAAAGCAG CACCAGAAGCTATGGACACCGTGTACAGCTGCATTGAAAATGTTGAAAGGAAAGAG GCTGCGTCACAGGATGAGCTGAGCCCGGGACCACTCTATGAACTGGTCCAAAATGTAGAAGCTAGGCCCCCACAGCAAGAG GTTCAGCAAAGACGCCTTATGGACCCTCCCTCCTAA
- the LOC115529319 gene encoding uncharacterized protein LOC115529319 isoform X5 — MENNQLPTVFFNLRVYEAITEINARKINSSWDSVANECAIWLKCTALHSESGNSVNYTWTIGNETHTGATFRYFTTEGEDTGKCTASNPVSEKSASIQVECRNSTQAGDPSTPIPKIWIYISTVLGVLVLILVLVCLRRRKAAPEAMDTVYSCIENVERKEVWQICSDTWGQWCSLRDTQAASQDELSPGPLYELVQNVEARPPQQEVQQRRLMDPPS; from the exons ATGGAAAATAACCAACTTCCTACCGTCTTCTTCAACCTGAGAGTCTATG AGGCCATAACTGAAATCAACGCACGGAAAATAAATTCCTCTTGGGATTCAGTTGCCAACGAATGTGCAATTTGGCTTAAGTGCACCGCCTTGCATTCCGAAAGCGGAAACAGCGTCAACTACACCTGGACCATCGGGAATGAAACCCACACGGGTGCTACATTCAGATACTTCACCACAGAGGGCGAGGACACTGGCAAGTGCACCGCTTCCAATCCCGTCAGTGAGAAATCTGCATCGATACAGGTGGAGTGCCGCAACAGCACGCAGGCTGGAG ATCCGAGCACTCCAATTCCAAAGATCTGGATCTACATCTCAACTGTGCTGGGAGTACTGGTCCTGATACTGGTTTTGGTCTGTTTGAGGCGGAGAAAAGCAG CACCAGAAGCTATGGACACCGTGTACAGCTGCATTGAAAATGTTGAAAGGAAAGAGGTGTGGCAGATTTGTTCAGATACATGGggccagtggtgtagtctacgtgatacgcag GCTGCGTCACAGGATGAGCTGAGCCCGGGACCACTCTATGAACTGGTCCAAAATGTAGAAGCTAGGCCCCCACAGCAAGAG GTTCAGCAAAGACGCCTTATGGACCCTCCCTCCTAA
- the LOC115529319 gene encoding uncharacterized protein LOC115529319 isoform X4: MENNQLPTVFFNLRVYEAITEINARKINSSWDSVANECAIWLKCTALHSESGNSVNYTWTIGNETHTGATFRYFTTEGEDTGKCTASNPVSEKSASIQVECRNSTQAGGFEYFHIEEKGKNRIKPELNSLTDPSTPIPKIWIYISTVLGVLVLILVLVCLRRRKAAPEAMDTVYSCIENVERKEAASQDELSPGPLYELVQNVEARPPQQEMTPRAAAGSR, translated from the exons ATGGAAAATAACCAACTTCCTACCGTCTTCTTCAACCTGAGAGTCTATG AGGCCATAACTGAAATCAACGCACGGAAAATAAATTCCTCTTGGGATTCAGTTGCCAACGAATGTGCAATTTGGCTTAAGTGCACCGCCTTGCATTCCGAAAGCGGAAACAGCGTCAACTACACCTGGACCATCGGGAATGAAACCCACACGGGTGCTACATTCAGATACTTCACCACAGAGGGCGAGGACACTGGCAAGTGCACCGCTTCCAATCCCGTCAGTGAGAAATCTGCATCGATACAGGTGGAGTGCCGCAACAGCACGCAGGCTGGAG GATTTGAATACTTTCACAttgaagaaaaaggaaaaaatagaataaaaccGGAATTGAACTCGTTAACAG ATCCGAGCACTCCAATTCCAAAGATCTGGATCTACATCTCAACTGTGCTGGGAGTACTGGTCCTGATACTGGTTTTGGTCTGTTTGAGGCGGAGAAAAGCAG CACCAGAAGCTATGGACACCGTGTACAGCTGCATTGAAAATGTTGAAAGGAAAGAG GCTGCGTCACAGGATGAGCTGAGCCCGGGACCACTCTATGAACTGGTCCAAAATGTAGAAGCTAGGCCCCCACAGCAAGAG ATGACCCCCAGAGCTGCTGCTGGCTCAAGGTAG
- the LOC115529319 gene encoding uncharacterized protein LOC115529319 isoform X1 has product MENNQLPTVFFNLRVYEAITEINARKINSSWDSVANECAIWLKCTALHSESGNSVNYTWTIGNETHTGATFRYFTTEGEDTGKCTASNPVSEKSASIQVECRNSTQAGGFEYFHIEEKGKNRIKPELNSLTDPSTPIPKIWIYISTVLGVLVLILVLVCLRRRKAAPEAMDTVYSCIENVERKEVWQICSDTWGQWCSLRDTQAASQDELSPGPLYELVQNVEARPPQQEVQQRRLMDPPS; this is encoded by the exons ATGGAAAATAACCAACTTCCTACCGTCTTCTTCAACCTGAGAGTCTATG AGGCCATAACTGAAATCAACGCACGGAAAATAAATTCCTCTTGGGATTCAGTTGCCAACGAATGTGCAATTTGGCTTAAGTGCACCGCCTTGCATTCCGAAAGCGGAAACAGCGTCAACTACACCTGGACCATCGGGAATGAAACCCACACGGGTGCTACATTCAGATACTTCACCACAGAGGGCGAGGACACTGGCAAGTGCACCGCTTCCAATCCCGTCAGTGAGAAATCTGCATCGATACAGGTGGAGTGCCGCAACAGCACGCAGGCTGGAG GATTTGAATACTTTCACAttgaagaaaaaggaaaaaatagaataaaaccGGAATTGAACTCGTTAACAG ATCCGAGCACTCCAATTCCAAAGATCTGGATCTACATCTCAACTGTGCTGGGAGTACTGGTCCTGATACTGGTTTTGGTCTGTTTGAGGCGGAGAAAAGCAG CACCAGAAGCTATGGACACCGTGTACAGCTGCATTGAAAATGTTGAAAGGAAAGAGGTGTGGCAGATTTGTTCAGATACATGGggccagtggtgtagtctacgtgatacgcag GCTGCGTCACAGGATGAGCTGAGCCCGGGACCACTCTATGAACTGGTCCAAAATGTAGAAGCTAGGCCCCCACAGCAAGAG GTTCAGCAAAGACGCCTTATGGACCCTCCCTCCTAA
- the LOC115529319 gene encoding uncharacterized protein LOC115529319 isoform X2, with product MENNQLPTVFFNLRVYEAITEINARKINSSWDSVANECAIWLKCTALHSESGNSVNYTWTIGNETHTGATFRYFTTEGEDTGKCTASNPVSEKSASIQVECRNSTQAGGFEYFHIEEKGKNRIKPELNSLTDPSTPIPKIWIYISTVLGVLVLILVLVCLRRRKAAPEAMDTVYSCIENVERKEVWQICSDTWGQWCSLRDTQAASQDELSPGPLYELVQNVEARPPQQEMTPRAAAGSR from the exons ATGGAAAATAACCAACTTCCTACCGTCTTCTTCAACCTGAGAGTCTATG AGGCCATAACTGAAATCAACGCACGGAAAATAAATTCCTCTTGGGATTCAGTTGCCAACGAATGTGCAATTTGGCTTAAGTGCACCGCCTTGCATTCCGAAAGCGGAAACAGCGTCAACTACACCTGGACCATCGGGAATGAAACCCACACGGGTGCTACATTCAGATACTTCACCACAGAGGGCGAGGACACTGGCAAGTGCACCGCTTCCAATCCCGTCAGTGAGAAATCTGCATCGATACAGGTGGAGTGCCGCAACAGCACGCAGGCTGGAG GATTTGAATACTTTCACAttgaagaaaaaggaaaaaatagaataaaaccGGAATTGAACTCGTTAACAG ATCCGAGCACTCCAATTCCAAAGATCTGGATCTACATCTCAACTGTGCTGGGAGTACTGGTCCTGATACTGGTTTTGGTCTGTTTGAGGCGGAGAAAAGCAG CACCAGAAGCTATGGACACCGTGTACAGCTGCATTGAAAATGTTGAAAGGAAAGAGGTGTGGCAGATTTGTTCAGATACATGGggccagtggtgtagtctacgtgatacgcag GCTGCGTCACAGGATGAGCTGAGCCCGGGACCACTCTATGAACTGGTCCAAAATGTAGAAGCTAGGCCCCCACAGCAAGAG ATGACCCCCAGAGCTGCTGCTGGCTCAAGGTAG